One window of the Anopheles cruzii chromosome 2, idAnoCruzAS_RS32_06, whole genome shotgun sequence genome contains the following:
- the LOC128278502 gene encoding oviduct-specific glycoprotein-like — protein sequence MWPQCYRIEDTPLDLCTHVLYFAARTDPESYEIKPMNARIAILEKGYQKFADLKKRRPDEKGWKFDWDERSASPFAYRGNEWIGYENEVSLEEKAYFVDNEDLGGILVVALENDDYKGVCGKKYPLLTALFEAYRPTWSTDDDPFAFAIERSRRDVGPK from the exons ATGTGGCCACAAT GTTACCGTATCGAAGACACGCCGTTGGACCTTTGTACACACGTGCTGTACTTCGCGGCTAGAACCGATCCGGAATCCTACGAGATAAAACCGATGAATGCACGAATCGCTATACTGGAGAAAGGGTACCAAAAGTTTGCCGATCTCAAGAAACGACGGCCCGAT GAAAAGGGCTGGAAATTCGATTGGGACGAACGAAGTGCGTCGCCATTTGCGTATCGCGGTAATGAGTGGATTGGTTATGAGAATGAAGTTTCGCTCGAGGAGAAGGCATACTTCGTGGACAATGAGGATTTAGGAGGTATACTAGTCGTTGCATTGGAGAACGATGATTACAAGGGGGTCTGCGGAAAGAAGTACCCTTTGCTGACGGCTCTTTTTGAGGCTTATAGGCCGACCTggtccaccgacgacgacccattTGCCTTTGCCATCGAGCGATCCCGTCGTGATGTAGGCCCAAAGTGA